TGATTATGAGCCGTTTTGATCGTAGCGTTTTCATCCACAGCATTTTTGAGCTCAATCACGACCAACGGCAAACCGTTTACAAAGAGAATTAAATCGGGGCGTTTGTTGATCCCATTTTCAACGATAGTGAATTGATTCGATACGATAAAATCATTACGGCTTACATCATCGAAATCGATAAGTTTAACTATCTCTCCACGAGTCACACCATCTCTTTGCACTTCAACCGTTATACCCTCGATAAGCATCTTATGAAAAATCTCATTATCGCTCAAAAGTTCTGTGGATCTGAGTCTTTGACATTGTTTTACCGCATATTCGAGCAGATCATATTCGAGTGTCGGATTAATAACCGAAAGTGCGTTTTGGAGCTTTTCTTTTAATATCACATCTTCAAAAGAGTTCCGAAGAGGTGTCTGGCTATCCGGTGCGATATTGGGTGCATAGATATATTCATACCCTAGTTTTTCCAGTAGCTCTATGGCAAAAAGTTCGATTTCATTTTCGGTTATCTTGGTCATACTTTAGGACTCCAATCCGTTGATCTCTTCTTCCTTTGAGTTATCTCTATATGCTAGAACATTGGATTTTAAGTTGCTACATTTTTTACAATTGTTTAGATTTTATTGTTAAGCGTCAAAATATCAATTCCTGAATTTTTAAAATCACTATCATTCGTTAGCAAAACGAATCCGTTGTCTTTGCACAGATTGACTATCAGTTTATCAGAAAAATCCAAACTGTCAATTACCAACATACTTTCAATTTCTTTCTGATAAATACCTGTATCCACTATTTCAAAATCATTTATTATTTTTGCTTTGACTAAAGTATAAATATCATTCTGTGCATCTTGCCCCTCAGTACTATCTCTATATTGTTTATAATTATATGATTGAGAAGTAAGACCGTTTGTGGTTAAATAATTATTGTACTCAATTTTCATTACCCTATTAACAAACTCTGAAATGACTACAAAATGGATTGTAAATTTTGTATTTTGTTGTATTAGCTTATTATATACTTGAGAGTATCTTGCTTGCCAGGTAAGATGCGTACTCCAGAAAAGATAAAGAAGTATATTCGCATCGAAAAAAATCTTCTTATCCCCTATTGTATGCATATTATTCAAATCATATTTATTCATCATCTTCGCCCAATATCTCTTTGATAGACTCAACCATTCTTTGTGAATCTTTGAAATAGAGCTTTGCTCCGATTACAACCCTTTTTAAGATGATTTGATCTTCAACTGCCATATCTTCAACCTGTAAACTTTCTTTGAGTTTTGCATCTTCAAAAGACCCATATAGCTTACCGATAGCACTGTTAAGAAATGCCGATGTGATTGTCGTGACATTTTTGAACGATATCATTGCTTTTTTATTGCTTTCCAAAGCTTTTTTGATGGCTTCAAAAACTTTTTCACCATCTTCTGGTAACGTACAATTCCCGTTACCTACGATATTAAACACATTAATTTTTACACTTTCCATCATTTATCCCTAAAATAATTCACT
This genomic window from Sulfuricurvum sp. contains:
- a CDS encoding PIN domain-containing protein, with translation MNKYDLNNMHTIGDKKIFFDANILLYLFWSTHLTWQARYSQVYNKLIQQNTKFTIHFVVISEFVNRVMKIEYNNYLTTNGLTSQSYNYKQYRDSTEGQDAQNDIYTLVKAKIINDFEIVDTGIYQKEIESMLVIDSLDFSDKLIVNLCKDNGFVLLTNDSDFKNSGIDILTLNNKI
- a CDS encoding STAS-like domain-containing protein; translation: MESVKINVFNIVGNGNCTLPEDGEKVFEAIKKALESNKKAMISFKNVTTITSAFLNSAIGKLYGSFEDAKLKESLQVEDMAVEDQIILKRVVIGAKLYFKDSQRMVESIKEILGEDDE